Proteins encoded in a region of the Procambarus clarkii isolate CNS0578487 chromosome 28, FALCON_Pclarkii_2.0, whole genome shotgun sequence genome:
- the LOC138369475 gene encoding putative per-hexamer repeat protein 5, which yields MSPKARSAVKEVVMEVACSQEAARCTSRLIERKRAVVAAGIKEQTGTRPTERRDKEKNIIKEILKEKIDTRLKRQIQSICHEQVHWGITDKYTGASRTSTLVASRTSTLGHHGQVHWGITDKYTGGITDKYTGGITDKYTGASRTSTLVASRTSTLVASRTSTLVASRTSTLVASRTSTLVASRTSTLVASRTSTLVASRTSTLVASRTSTLGHHEQVHWGITDKYTGSITNKYTGGITDKYTGGITDKYTGGITDKYTGGITDKYTGGITNKYTGGITNKYTVGITNKYTGGITNKYTGGITNKYTGGITDKYTGGITDKYTGGITDKYTGGITNKYTGGITNKYTGGITDKYTGGITNKYTVGITDKYTGGITDKYTGGITDKYTGGITNKYTGGITNKYTGGITDKYTGGITNKYTGGITDKYTGGITDKYTGGITNKYTGIITNKYTGGITDKYTGGITDKYTGGITDKYTGGITDKYTGGITNKYTGGITDKYTGGITDKYTGGITDKASDLRKI from the exons aTGAGCCCAAAAGCTagatctgcagttaaggaagttgtcaTGGAAGTGGCctgctctcaggaagcagctagatgtaccagccggctgatagagagaaaaagagctgtagtagcagcaggcattaaagagcaaacagggaccagaccaacggagcggagagacaaggaaaaAAACATAATTAAAGAGATCctgaaagag AAAATTGACACAAGATTAAAAAGACAAATACAATCAATTTGTCACGAACAAGTACACTGGGGCATCACGGACAAGTACACTGGGGCATCACGGACAAGTACACTGGTGGCATCACGGACAAGTACACTGGGGCATCACGGACAAGTACACTGGGGCATCACGGACAAGTACACTGGTGGCATCACGGACAAGTACACTGGTGGCATCACGGACAAGTACACTGGGGCATCACGGACAAGTACACTGGTGGCATCACGGACAAGTACACTGGTGGCATCACGGACAAGTACACTGGTGGCATCACGGACAAGTACACTGGTGGCATCACGGACAAGTACACTGGTGGCATCACGGACAAGTACACTGGTGGCATCACGGACAAGTACACTGGTGGCATCACGGACAAGTACACTGGTGGCATCACGAACAAGTACACTGGGGCATCACGAACAAGTACACTGGGGCATCACGGACAAGTACACTGGTAGCATCACGAACAAGTACACTGGTGGCATCACGGACAAGTACACTGGTGGCATCACGGACAAGTACACTGGTGGCATCACGGACAAGTACACTGGTGGCATCACGGACAAGTACACTGGTGGCATCACGAACAAGTACACTGGTGGCATCACGAACAAGTACACTGTTGGCATCACGAACAAGTACACTGGTGGCATCACGAACAAGTACACTGGTGGCATCACGAACAAGTACACTGGTGGCATCACGGACAAGTACACTGGTGGCATCACGGACAAGTACACTGGTGGCATCACGGACAAGTACACTGGTGGCATCACGAACAAGTACACTGGTGGCATCACGAACAAGTACACTGGTGGCATCACGGACAAGTACACTGGTGGCATCACGAACAAGTACACTGTTGGCATCACGGACAAGTACACTGGTGGCATCACGGACAAGTACACTGGTGGCATCACGGACAAGTACACTGGTGGCATCACGAACAAGTACACTGGTGGCATCACGAACAAGTACACTGGTGGCATCACGGACAAGTACACTGGTGGCATCACGAACAAGTACACTGGTGGCATCACGGACAAGTACACTGGTGGCATCACGGACAAGTACACTGGTGGCATCACGAACAAGTACACTGGTATCATCACGAACAAGTACACTGGTGGCATCACGGACAAGTACACTGGTGGCATCACGGACAAGTACACTGGTGGCATCACGGACAAGTACACTGGTGGCATCACGGACAAGTACACTGGTGGCATCACGAACAAGTACACTGGTGGCATCACGGACAAGTACACTGGTGGCATCACGGACAAGTACACTGGTGGCATCACGGACAAAGCCAGCGACCTCAGAAAGATATAG